From a region of the Paenibacillus sp. R14(2021) genome:
- a CDS encoding amino acid ABC transporter ATP-binding protein: protein MIKLTGISKSFGRQQVLRSIDLQVMKGEVVVILGPSGSGKTTLLRCINYLERPSEGKIAIGEFEVDYSGIHKREIHALRSKTAMVFQHYNLFKHKTVLENVMEGLVVVQKMPKDAARRRSIEVLQKVGLGEKLDAYPSMLSGGQQQRVGIARALALNPEVILFDEPTSALDPELVGEVLAVIRKIAQEGITMIVVTHEMGFARDVANHVVFMDGGVIVEEGPPAEIFNKPKEERTQQFLKRIMPEPAYFI from the coding sequence ATGATCAAGTTAACCGGTATTTCCAAATCGTTCGGCAGGCAGCAGGTGCTGCGAAGCATTGATCTGCAGGTCATGAAAGGCGAGGTCGTCGTCATTCTGGGGCCGAGCGGCTCCGGCAAGACGACGCTGCTGCGCTGCATTAATTATCTGGAGCGGCCAAGCGAGGGCAAAATCGCAATCGGCGAATTCGAGGTTGATTACAGCGGCATCCACAAGCGGGAAATTCATGCGCTGCGGAGCAAAACGGCGATGGTGTTCCAGCACTATAATCTGTTCAAGCACAAGACGGTGCTGGAGAACGTTATGGAAGGCCTCGTTGTCGTGCAGAAGATGCCAAAGGACGCGGCTCGCCGAAGAAGCATCGAGGTGCTCCAGAAGGTTGGCCTCGGGGAAAAGCTCGATGCGTACCCCAGCATGCTCTCAGGCGGACAGCAGCAGCGCGTTGGCATCGCAAGGGCGCTTGCCCTTAATCCGGAGGTTATCCTGTTCGATGAACCTACTTCGGCTCTCGATCCCGAGCTTGTCGGTGAAGTGCTCGCAGTTATCCGCAAAATCGCGCAGGAAGGCATCACGATGATCGTCGTGACCCACGAGATGGGCTTTGCCCGCGATGTCGCGAACCATGTGGTTTTCATGGATGGCGGCGTTATCGTCGAGGAAGGTCCGCCGGCGGAGATTTTCAACAAACCGAAGGAAGAGCGGACGCAGCAGTTTCTGAAACGAATCATGCCTGAGCCGGCTTATTTTATATAA
- a CDS encoding amino acid ABC transporter permease, whose protein sequence is MGEKFDISYVFTFFPKLAGTLQTTLLIVAGALVVGIIVGILVALPRLYSVPVLQRASQVYASFFRGTPILIQLFLFYYGLPEILKLLHLDVSRAPVLFFVILTYGLHTGAYVSETIRAAVTSVDRGQVEAAYAVGMSGIQAFTRIVWPQALAIAVPVLANVILGLLKDTSLAFTLGVMEMTGKAQSLATLTNHFVESYISLALIYLVISFALERLLLAFERKLLRHEVRVIDAYPVFRRDKSRGLRQLFARHARFREEVQKS, encoded by the coding sequence ATGGGAGAGAAGTTCGACATTAGCTACGTCTTCACGTTTTTCCCTAAACTCGCGGGTACGCTTCAGACCACGCTTCTCATAGTGGCGGGCGCGCTTGTTGTCGGCATCATCGTCGGGATTCTCGTTGCGCTGCCGCGCTTATACAGCGTTCCTGTGCTTCAGCGCGCATCCCAAGTGTACGCTTCCTTCTTCCGCGGTACGCCGATTCTGATCCAGCTCTTCCTGTTCTATTACGGCCTGCCCGAGATTCTGAAGCTGCTTCACTTGGATGTCAGCCGAGCCCCCGTGCTGTTCTTCGTCATCCTGACGTACGGGCTGCATACGGGAGCCTATGTATCCGAAACGATCCGCGCGGCCGTCACTTCGGTAGACCGGGGCCAAGTCGAAGCTGCATACGCGGTCGGAATGTCCGGCATTCAAGCGTTCACCCGGATCGTCTGGCCGCAAGCGCTGGCGATTGCCGTACCTGTGCTCGCGAATGTTATTCTCGGGCTCCTGAAGGACACATCGCTCGCCTTTACGCTCGGCGTCATGGAGATGACGGGAAAGGCGCAGTCGCTCGCGACGCTTACGAATCATTTTGTCGAGAGCTATATTTCGCTGGCGCTGATTTACTTGGTGATCAGCTTCGCGCTGGAGCGGCTTCTGCTGGCATTCGAACGAAAGCTGCTGAGGCACGAGGTTCGAGTCATCGATGCGTATCCCGTGTTCAGACGCGATAAATCCCGAGGGCTGCGTCAATTGTTCGCGCGACATGCACGGTTCAGAGAAGAGGTGCAGAAATCATGA
- a CDS encoding amino acid ABC transporter permease, producing MKLDPSFIWTALIELLPAIPTTLLVTAVSVLCGFVIGTAVALIRMYKVPLLYPAAVAYVTVIRGTPMLTHLLIIYFGLPLIIDGISSLLGLGFRSSSIPMIDFAFIAFSITAGAYMSEVVRSGLLVVNRGQIEAAYSVGMSTPQALRRIVFPQAFAASIPNLANSVIGMLHASTLAFTVSVVEINAKAQIVASTNWKFFEAYLAAAVIFWGLTVLIERLAALLEKRINSYNRGGVA from the coding sequence ATGAAGCTGGATCCATCTTTTATCTGGACGGCGTTAATTGAGCTGCTGCCCGCGATCCCGACCACGCTGCTCGTTACGGCAGTATCCGTTCTCTGCGGATTCGTAATCGGTACGGCCGTTGCTCTTATCCGCATGTATAAAGTGCCGTTGCTGTATCCAGCCGCTGTAGCTTATGTGACGGTCATACGGGGCACGCCGATGCTGACGCATCTGCTCATCATATATTTCGGTCTTCCGCTCATCATTGACGGCATCAGCTCGCTCCTTGGTCTTGGATTCCGGTCGTCATCGATCCCGATGATCGACTTCGCTTTTATCGCGTTTTCCATTACGGCGGGCGCCTACATGTCGGAGGTCGTGCGATCCGGTCTGCTCGTCGTGAACCGCGGTCAGATCGAAGCGGCCTATTCCGTCGGGATGTCCACGCCCCAAGCGCTCCGACGCATCGTATTTCCGCAGGCTTTCGCAGCCAGCATTCCGAACCTGGCGAATTCGGTTATCGGCATGCTGCATGCGTCGACGCTCGCTTTTACCGTATCGGTCGTTGAAATTAATGCAAAAGCGCAGATCGTGGCATCCACCAACTGGAAGTTTTTCGAGGCTTATCTGGCAGCTGCCGTTATTTTCTGGGGACTTACGGTCTTGATTGAACGCTTAGCCGCGCTTCTGGAGAAACGCATTAATTCCTACAATCGAGGTGGAGTCGCATGA
- a CDS encoding ABC transporter permease, translating into MDRSVDVLWRKRAGDFWRGCMPYIRDMTQSGLPGVTIMLLLAGLAGYGLLLRNMPASFPFTRTGVIVLTPILCWSPLRTWLREADVVFLVPREAEMPAYLWRSFRYNGLACCAGVLFVCAAYLPLYLAGPSFTPVSLVVGGALLMKLLNTGGAWRERQLVGRSWRRSFRLMRWAATAVATAALLQTEIWKTVIYLAVVSALFGLLYWRASRYAFPWMTLIHEEQLTRRRYMAFFSSFADVPTESAAVRSRPYLSWMTRFVRYGKRSAFIYLYAHTLIRTELGGIVIRFTALGIISGILAAYAGLLQGWGSAAVCLLFVWLSGIQLGSLAQSHRHSVWRLVYPLPDVTRHDAVLRVDRVASLICAIVIWLPHGILLPSRGALVPALAALVLAILYVLVLRPARVKRLLSFDEDD; encoded by the coding sequence ATGGATCGTTCCGTTGACGTGCTGTGGCGCAAGCGCGCCGGCGATTTCTGGCGCGGATGCATGCCTTATATTCGCGATATGACGCAAAGCGGTCTGCCCGGCGTCACGATTATGCTGCTGCTTGCAGGCCTCGCGGGATATGGGCTGCTGCTGCGGAATATGCCGGCTTCGTTTCCCTTCACGAGGACAGGCGTTATCGTGCTGACGCCGATCCTTTGCTGGAGTCCGCTTCGGACATGGCTGCGCGAAGCGGATGTTGTCTTCCTCGTGCCGCGTGAAGCGGAGATGCCTGCCTACCTCTGGAGGTCGTTTCGATATAATGGACTGGCTTGCTGTGCCGGGGTGCTGTTCGTTTGCGCAGCATACCTACCCTTATATCTGGCAGGGCCATCGTTCACGCCGGTGTCGCTGGTGGTTGGCGGCGCGCTGCTGATGAAGCTGTTGAATACGGGAGGCGCATGGCGTGAGCGTCAGCTTGTCGGGCGGAGCTGGAGACGAAGCTTTCGCTTGATGCGCTGGGCGGCGACGGCTGTGGCGACTGCGGCTTTGCTGCAGACAGAAATTTGGAAAACAGTGATTTACCTTGCGGTGGTTAGTGCGCTGTTCGGGCTGCTCTATTGGCGCGCTTCCAGGTATGCGTTTCCTTGGATGACGCTGATTCATGAAGAGCAGCTGACGCGCCGGAGGTATATGGCTTTCTTCAGCTCCTTCGCCGATGTGCCGACGGAGTCCGCGGCTGTGCGCTCCAGGCCGTACCTTTCTTGGATGACCCGGTTTGTCCGCTATGGCAAACGCAGTGCCTTCATCTATCTCTATGCGCATACGCTTATTCGGACCGAGCTTGGCGGAATTGTCATCCGGTTCACGGCGCTCGGTATCATCTCCGGCATACTGGCAGCTTATGCCGGGCTATTGCAAGGCTGGGGCTCGGCCGCGGTGTGTCTGTTATTCGTCTGGCTCAGCGGCATTCAGCTGGGGTCGCTTGCTCAGTCGCACCGCCATTCAGTGTGGCGGCTCGTATATCCGCTGCCAGACGTTACCCGTCATGATGCGGTGCTGCGCGTCGATCGCGTTGCTTCGCTGATCTGTGCGATTGTCATCTGGCTTCCGCATGGTATTTTGCTGCCGAGCCGGGGAGCGCTCGTGCCCGCCTTGGCGGCACTTGTACTGGCGATCCTCTATGTGCTGGTGCTGCGGCCGGCTCGGGTAAAGCGGCTGCTGTCGTTCGACGAGGACGATTAG
- a CDS encoding LysR family transcriptional regulator, whose protein sequence is MNIENIEAFVYVNHYGSFNKAAEVLFLSQPSVTARIQTLERELDCKLFDRLGKQIALTEKGRQFLPYAQQIMQTFQKGKLHMQQRKSVPHELRIGATVSVSNYVIPSLLPKLKQLYPDLHIKLATASTDDLVNKLHNKEIDLAFVRKVVHPTLLSYTFYEDPIKLYVYEEHPFTQQNEISIEEISFQPLVFFECGSFDWMRVHRVFESLNRQPNIEYLVDNSEAAKKLVLERAGICFLPDLCVQEEVREKRLFPIAFKEINGIMLQTNLIARNGEHAMFAEALLEIGRSLFGQGGRND, encoded by the coding sequence GTGAACATCGAAAACATTGAAGCCTTTGTCTATGTCAATCATTATGGGAGCTTCAATAAAGCCGCCGAGGTGCTGTTCTTGTCCCAACCTTCCGTTACGGCTCGAATCCAAACGCTGGAGCGGGAGCTCGACTGCAAGTTGTTCGACAGACTGGGTAAGCAAATCGCGTTAACGGAGAAAGGAAGGCAGTTTCTGCCGTACGCGCAGCAAATCATGCAGACGTTCCAGAAGGGCAAGCTGCATATGCAGCAGCGCAAATCCGTCCCCCACGAGCTGCGGATCGGCGCGACGGTATCGGTATCGAACTACGTGATTCCGAGTCTGCTGCCGAAGCTGAAGCAGCTGTATCCGGACCTCCATATTAAGCTCGCTACGGCATCAACCGACGATCTGGTAAACAAGCTGCACAACAAGGAGATCGACTTGGCGTTCGTGCGTAAAGTGGTCCATCCAACGCTGCTTTCTTATACCTTTTATGAGGATCCTATAAAGCTTTATGTCTATGAGGAGCACCCCTTTACGCAGCAGAACGAAATCTCGATCGAGGAGATCAGCTTTCAGCCGCTCGTCTTTTTCGAGTGCGGATCCTTCGATTGGATGCGGGTACACCGCGTATTCGAGAGCTTGAATCGCCAGCCGAATATCGAGTATCTGGTCGATAATTCAGAGGCGGCGAAGAAGCTTGTGCTGGAGCGCGCCGGGATCTGCTTCCTGCCTGACCTTTGCGTGCAGGAGGAGGTGAGAGAGAAGCGGCTGTTTCCGATCGCTTTTAAAGAAATCAACGGAATTATGCTCCAGACGAACTTGATTGCCCGAAACGGCGAGCATGCGATGTTCGCAGAAGCGCTCCTCGAAATCGGCCGGTCTCTCTTCGGGCAAGGCGGCAGAAACGATTGA
- a CDS encoding LLM class flavin-dependent oxidoreductase, giving the protein MGITLSILDQTPIFPGETAPEAFRHTITLAQRAEALGYRRFWVSEHHDSNFVGGSSPEVLIAHLLAKTERITIGSGGIMLQHYSPYKVAENFNVLASLAPGRVDLGIGRAPGGLPRSTQALQRGVQDPPTLTEKIVELEQFIHDKLEADHPLAGLKATPLPETAPELYVLGTSVASAEIAASHGLPYVFSQFINSDEEVALQAFAAYRAQFNEAHGRRPEAIFALSVIVAGSDEEAEQLAGDQKLVKIHLASGRTLTVATIEQAEEYGKQSNEKYRIEVKAPEITKGAKETVRDRLLELQRKFGVEEFIVTTAVPDFQKRLRSFELLKEAFAEVSVSI; this is encoded by the coding sequence ATGGGGATTACGTTAAGCATATTGGATCAAACGCCGATATTCCCAGGTGAAACGGCGCCGGAGGCCTTTCGTCATACGATTACGCTTGCCCAGCGAGCCGAGGCACTTGGCTATCGGAGGTTCTGGGTATCGGAGCATCACGATTCGAACTTTGTCGGCGGCTCGTCGCCGGAAGTCTTAATCGCACATCTGCTGGCCAAAACGGAACGGATCACGATCGGCTCCGGCGGTATCATGCTGCAGCACTATAGTCCGTATAAGGTTGCTGAAAATTTCAACGTGCTTGCTTCGCTGGCGCCAGGCCGCGTCGATCTTGGCATCGGGCGGGCACCCGGCGGGCTGCCGCGTTCGACGCAGGCGCTGCAGCGCGGCGTTCAAGACCCTCCCACCTTGACGGAGAAAATCGTCGAGCTGGAGCAGTTCATTCACGACAAGCTGGAGGCGGATCATCCGCTTGCAGGCTTGAAGGCTACTCCGCTGCCTGAGACTGCACCGGAGCTGTACGTGCTCGGAACGAGCGTGGCCAGTGCTGAAATCGCAGCAAGTCACGGTTTGCCCTATGTATTCTCGCAGTTCATTAACAGCGACGAGGAAGTTGCCCTGCAAGCCTTCGCGGCTTATCGCGCGCAGTTTAACGAAGCTCATGGCCGCAGGCCGGAAGCGATCTTCGCCTTGTCTGTCATCGTCGCCGGGTCCGACGAGGAAGCGGAGCAGTTGGCGGGCGACCAAAAGCTCGTCAAGATCCATCTGGCAAGCGGGCGAACGCTTACTGTTGCAACGATTGAACAGGCCGAAGAATACGGCAAGCAGTCCAATGAGAAATACCGTATCGAGGTGAAGGCTCCGGAAATCACGAAAGGCGCCAAAGAAACAGTACGCGACCGCTTACTTGAACTGCAGCGGAAGTTCGGCGTCGAGGAATTTATCGTAACGACGGCGGTGCCTGATTTTCAGAAACGGCTTCGTTCGTTCGAGCTGCTCAAGGAAGCTTTTGCCGAGGTATCGGTATCAATATAG
- a CDS encoding GNAT family N-acetyltransferase, whose product MSDAITVTIRDARAADREEVLQVMIEAYRQYEETLPSDKWALYRQSILASFDNEGPAARILAEIEGRIVGSVQLFLSSEAAYGAPELGITSPIIRYLAVPPEQRGRGIATSLIREAAARAVQLGADWLHLHTSDMMASAVSLYERLGFERAFNTDVMNGETLVKGYRLDLKAKAAPL is encoded by the coding sequence ATGAGCGATGCCATCACGGTGACGATCCGGGACGCGAGAGCTGCGGACCGCGAGGAGGTGCTGCAAGTTATGATTGAAGCCTATCGGCAATACGAGGAGACCTTGCCGTCTGACAAATGGGCGTTGTACCGCCAATCGATTCTTGCCTCCTTCGACAACGAAGGCCCGGCCGCTCGAATCCTTGCGGAAATCGAAGGACGCATCGTCGGATCGGTGCAATTGTTTCTCTCCTCGGAAGCGGCCTACGGCGCACCGGAGCTCGGGATCACGAGCCCGATCATCCGCTATCTTGCCGTCCCTCCCGAACAGCGGGGCAGAGGCATCGCCACATCGCTAATCCGCGAAGCCGCGGCAAGAGCCGTCCAGCTCGGCGCGGATTGGCTGCATCTCCATACCTCCGACATGATGGCTTCAGCCGTCAGCCTCTATGAGCGGCTCGGCTTCGAACGCGCCTTCAACACCGACGTCATGAACGGCGAAACCCTCGTCAAGGGCTATCGCCTCGACCTCAAAGCAAAAGCAGCTCCCCTGTAA
- a CDS encoding transporter substrate-binding domain-containing protein, with the protein MKKTFMGTAGLALIALTVVVTGCGAKQEADEASAGSNAKANNSANAANIAAEVKKIIVGTGTQFPKVCFLDENGKLTGFDVELVKEIDKRLPGYEFEFQTLDFSNLLLSLETKKIDFVAHEMEQNPDRAKKYLFNKEAYAHWKTKIIAPKGSGAAFKTLDDLKGKKVLTTATSAEATLLENYNKSHDNAISIVYTNGAANDTVNQLTTGRVAATLGADFTLSLIDPQGKLESVGDALEEADVQFVFRKDDPDEQQLADAVDGALKAIKSDGTLSKLSIQWLGADYTQQ; encoded by the coding sequence ATGAAGAAGACGTTTATGGGGACGGCGGGATTGGCGCTTATCGCGCTTACGGTGGTAGTGACAGGATGCGGTGCGAAGCAAGAGGCAGACGAGGCAAGCGCAGGAAGCAACGCGAAGGCGAATAATTCGGCGAATGCAGCAAATATCGCGGCAGAGGTAAAGAAAATCATCGTCGGCACGGGGACGCAGTTCCCGAAGGTGTGCTTTCTGGACGAGAACGGCAAGCTGACCGGCTTTGACGTGGAACTGGTGAAGGAAATTGACAAGCGGCTGCCGGGCTACGAGTTTGAATTCCAAACGCTTGATTTCTCGAATCTGCTCCTCAGCCTGGAGACGAAGAAAATCGACTTTGTGGCGCATGAGATGGAGCAGAACCCGGACCGGGCCAAGAAATATTTGTTCAACAAAGAAGCTTACGCCCATTGGAAAACGAAAATCATCGCTCCGAAGGGAAGCGGCGCAGCCTTCAAGACGCTCGATGACTTGAAGGGCAAGAAGGTGCTGACGACCGCAACCAGCGCCGAAGCCACGTTGCTGGAAAACTACAACAAATCGCATGATAACGCGATTTCGATCGTGTACACGAACGGGGCGGCGAACGATACGGTGAACCAGCTGACGACAGGCAGGGTCGCGGCGACGCTCGGAGCCGACTTCACGCTGTCGCTCATTGATCCGCAGGGCAAGCTGGAATCCGTAGGGGACGCGCTGGAGGAAGCGGACGTTCAGTTTGTATTCCGCAAGGACGATCCGGATGAGCAGCAGCTTGCAGATGCCGTTGATGGTGCTTTGAAGGCGATCAAATCGGACGGCACGTTAAGCAAATTGAGCATTCAATGGCTGGGCGCCGACTATACCCAGCAATAG